A single window of Candidatus Flexicrinis affinis DNA harbors:
- a CDS encoding CpsD/CapB family tyrosine-protein kinase, translated as MAAPDLITLKDPRSPAAEAYRTLRANLMNFDQTRPVTAFVVTSAQGADGKSEATANLAAVFALAGHRTILVDGDLRKPQQQRIWGVDNARGLGEMFADDVAMSNPPLVQTAVENLSLLPAGTSTLSPSDLFANPRLNDIIGVLRARANYVIFDAPPALAVSDAALLGVRLDGAILIAKAGSTRRDHLARATEALERVHVRVLGAVLTDAPRERRADYR; from the coding sequence ATGGCGGCACCAGACCTGATCACCCTCAAGGATCCGCGCTCCCCGGCCGCAGAAGCGTACCGGACGCTGCGCGCCAATCTCATGAACTTCGATCAGACGCGGCCCGTAACGGCCTTCGTCGTCACGTCGGCGCAGGGCGCGGACGGCAAGAGCGAGGCGACGGCCAATCTGGCGGCCGTGTTTGCGCTTGCCGGCCATCGCACAATCCTCGTCGATGGTGACCTGCGCAAGCCGCAGCAGCAGCGCATTTGGGGAGTGGACAACGCACGCGGACTCGGCGAGATGTTTGCGGACGACGTGGCGATGTCCAACCCGCCGTTGGTCCAAACGGCGGTCGAAAACCTGTCGCTGCTGCCGGCAGGCACCAGCACGCTCAGTCCGTCCGATTTGTTCGCCAACCCGCGCCTCAACGACATCATCGGCGTGCTGCGGGCGCGCGCCAACTATGTCATCTTCGACGCTCCGCCGGCGCTAGCCGTTAGCGATGCCGCGCTGTTGGGCGTCCGGCTGGACGGCGCAATCCTGATCGCCAAGGCGGGCAGCACGCGCCGCGACCATCTCGCGCGGGCGACCGAAGCCCTCGAGCGCGTGCATGTGCGTGTGCTTGGCGCCGTGCTGACCGATGCCCCGCGCGAACGCCGTGCCGACTACCGCTAG